A genome region from Verrucomicrobiota bacterium includes the following:
- a CDS encoding transposase, producing the protein MNSLPGNAEPQLGKNDEEAELGLSVPRWYSRGYLPHFDSKEKIQSITFRLADSLPQEKLEQLEEQLVVMAEDERDLYKRKTIEGWLDAGMGCCALKHPEVGKVVEDTLLKFDGERYRLLAWCVMPNHVHVVIEPREKLGKIVQSWKSFTGRWAMERNAELGLSVPGKRFWMREYWDRFIRNESHLKSVVEYIHNNPVAAGLCKSPEQWEWSSASPGNAEPQLGSNE; encoded by the coding sequence ATGAATTCTCTCCCTGGGAACGCCGAGCCCCAGCTCGGCAAGAATGATGAAGAAGCCGAGCTGGGGCTCAGCGTTCCCAGGTGGTATTCGCGTGGGTACCTTCCTCATTTCGACAGTAAGGAGAAGATTCAGTCTATCACCTTTCGTCTGGCGGATTCATTGCCTCAAGAAAAATTAGAGCAGCTTGAAGAACAGCTGGTTGTTATGGCAGAGGATGAAAGAGATTTGTACAAGAGGAAAACGATTGAAGGTTGGCTCGACGCTGGAATGGGGTGTTGTGCATTAAAGCATCCGGAGGTTGGCAAGGTTGTTGAGGACACCTTGCTAAAATTTGATGGAGAACGGTACCGCCTCCTTGCCTGGTGCGTGATGCCGAATCATGTGCATGTCGTGATTGAGCCGCGGGAGAAGCTGGGGAAGATAGTGCAATCGTGGAAATCTTTTACCGGGAGATGGGCGATGGAGAGAAATGCCGAGCTGGGGCTCAGCGTTCCCGGGAAGCGATTCTGGATGAGGGAGTATTGGGACAGATTTATTAGGAATGAGAGCCATTTGAAGAGTGTTGTTGAATACATTCACAACAATCCGGTGGCTGCAGGTTTGTGTAAGTCACCTGAACAATGGGAATGGTCCAGTGCTTCTCCTGGGAACGCCGAGCCCCAGCTCGGCAGTAATGAATAA
- a CDS encoding sulfatase-like hydrolase/transferase, whose translation MKNFGIFVSIGLLIGLTGPALYASGKPNVVILFADDSGYADFGFQESAREDFKHLTPHIDSIANAGARFTNAYVTGAVCSPSRAGMMTGRYQERFGHETNLPPGTQNGLPLSETFGVKRLQKIGYKTGLIGKWHLGYPDAFHPNKRGYDEFYGLLQGSRPYYPMKKTTRDRVIQDNGTPTEETGYVTDRLGDAACEFIKENKDHPFYLFLSFTAPHGPLEPRKSSYDAQRIKHIKHEHRRNYAGLIVAMDDNVGKVLSTLENTGLNDNTIVIFTNDNGGPGGKDSTSNYPLRGYKGGLYEGGVRVPWAMAWPGIIEPGSVIDTPVITMDILPTVFEAAGERVDPNWELDGNSLLPLFGASQNPFPERTLHWRRSGIEGPISLRDGDWKLLARNTPDGQPELYNLENDVGETTNVAKTNPKVLKRLLEKMNAWEKELVTPLWGPGSPGYKEP comes from the coding sequence ATGAAAAACTTTGGGATCTTCGTTTCGATTGGTTTACTAATTGGCCTCACTGGTCCGGCTCTTTATGCATCCGGCAAACCCAACGTGGTAATCCTCTTCGCTGACGACTCGGGCTACGCTGACTTCGGTTTCCAGGAAAGTGCGCGAGAAGATTTCAAACACCTGACGCCACACATTGATAGCATCGCAAACGCAGGCGCCAGGTTTACCAACGCTTATGTTACTGGTGCCGTCTGTTCGCCATCCCGAGCCGGTATGATGACCGGCCGTTACCAGGAGCGATTTGGGCATGAGACGAATTTACCTCCTGGCACTCAGAATGGACTTCCTCTCTCGGAAACCTTCGGAGTCAAGCGACTGCAGAAGATTGGCTATAAGACCGGGCTTATTGGAAAGTGGCATCTCGGCTATCCCGATGCGTTTCACCCGAATAAACGCGGCTACGATGAGTTCTACGGCCTCCTTCAGGGATCCCGTCCTTATTATCCCATGAAGAAAACAACGCGGGACCGAGTGATCCAGGATAACGGCACGCCCACCGAAGAAACCGGTTACGTAACCGATCGACTGGGTGACGCTGCCTGTGAATTTATTAAGGAGAATAAAGATCATCCGTTCTACCTGTTCCTGTCTTTCACCGCGCCTCATGGTCCCTTGGAGCCACGCAAAAGCAGTTACGACGCACAGCGCATCAAGCACATAAAACATGAACACCGCCGCAACTACGCGGGGCTCATCGTGGCTATGGATGACAATGTGGGCAAAGTTCTTAGCACGCTTGAGAATACGGGACTGAACGATAACACCATCGTCATTTTCACCAACGACAATGGAGGACCTGGCGGCAAAGACTCTACGAGCAATTATCCCCTACGTGGCTACAAAGGTGGCCTTTACGAAGGCGGCGTTCGAGTACCCTGGGCAATGGCCTGGCCCGGAATCATCGAGCCTGGTTCTGTCATCGATACTCCGGTGATAACCATGGACATCCTGCCAACTGTATTTGAAGCGGCCGGAGAACGAGTCGATCCGAACTGGGAACTAGATGGAAATAGTCTTTTGCCTCTATTTGGTGCCTCGCAAAATCCATTTCCTGAACGCACACTGCATTGGCGCCGCAGTGGTATCGAGGGTCCGATCTCACTACGCGACGGAGACTGGAAACTTTTGGCACGCAACACTCCCGATGGACAACCCGAACTTTACAATTTGGAAAACGATGTTGGGGAAACAACGAATGTTGCGAAAACGAATCCGAAAGTCCTAAAGCGGCTTCTCGAAAAAATGAATGCTTGGGAGAAGGAATTAGTTACCCCGCTTTGGGGTCCCGGGAGTCCTGGATATAAAGAACCATAG
- a CDS encoding sulfatase — protein sequence MKKNLGIFFLISVLAKLTLAADKPNIVLLLSDDQSWTDYSFMGHPDVRTPNIDKLASESVAFPRGYVPTALCRPSLMTLATGHYAHRHGVTGNDPSPKYAERDSPLYDQRRAQLISYIDEFDTLPELLGEQGYLSHQSGKWWEGNFTRGGFTHGMTRGFPQKGGRHGDDGLKIGREGLQEIYDFVDMSIEKDKPFYLWYAAFLPHTPHTPPDRLLNKYKDRFPITIAKYYAMIEWWDETCGDIVDYLEKKNIRDNTLIIYVGDNGWIQHPEKNGYDMRSKQTPYEGGVRQPTMYSWPDKLKPAHRMDLVNSIDIFPTALAAAGARQPKIKLPGLSLLDSMENGSPIPRDTIFGESFAHDIADIENPEASLLFRWCIQGDWKLLLTYDGEVNRYQSTHPREEKRPQLFDLKNDPSEITNLAAENPRVVARMAKMIEDWYPVKERKVLTKFN from the coding sequence ATGAAAAAAAATCTAGGAATCTTCTTTCTAATCAGCGTCTTGGCTAAGCTAACATTGGCAGCCGACAAGCCCAACATCGTTCTCCTTCTTAGTGATGATCAATCGTGGACGGACTACTCCTTCATGGGACATCCCGACGTCAGGACGCCGAACATCGACAAACTGGCGAGCGAGTCCGTAGCCTTTCCTCGGGGATATGTGCCGACCGCCTTGTGCCGTCCGTCACTCATGACCCTGGCAACCGGTCACTATGCCCACCGTCACGGCGTCACCGGGAACGACCCGTCACCCAAATACGCCGAAAGGGATTCGCCCCTTTATGACCAACGTCGGGCACAGCTCATTTCCTACATAGATGAATTCGATACTCTGCCTGAGCTACTTGGCGAGCAAGGTTACCTAAGCCACCAAAGTGGAAAATGGTGGGAAGGCAACTTCACTCGGGGCGGATTTACTCATGGCATGACTCGGGGATTTCCGCAAAAAGGGGGTCGGCACGGAGACGATGGACTCAAGATAGGTCGTGAAGGGCTTCAGGAAATTTATGACTTCGTGGATATGTCGATAGAAAAAGATAAACCGTTCTACCTCTGGTATGCGGCCTTTCTCCCACACACACCACACACACCTCCTGATCGATTACTCAATAAATACAAAGACCGGTTCCCAATCACAATAGCCAAATACTACGCCATGATCGAGTGGTGGGATGAAACTTGCGGAGACATAGTGGATTACCTGGAGAAAAAGAACATCCGCGACAACACGCTCATCATCTATGTCGGCGACAATGGCTGGATTCAGCACCCAGAGAAAAACGGTTACGACATGCGTTCCAAGCAAACGCCTTACGAAGGCGGAGTTCGCCAACCCACCATGTATTCCTGGCCTGACAAACTAAAACCGGCTCACCGTATGGACCTGGTGAACAGCATTGATATTTTTCCGACTGCACTCGCAGCTGCCGGTGCCCGACAACCCAAAATCAAGCTTCCTGGATTAAGTCTATTAGACTCGATGGAGAACGGTTCACCCATTCCACGTGACACCATCTTTGGAGAATCGTTCGCTCACGACATCGCCGACATTGAAAATCCGGAAGCTTCCCTGCTCTTTCGTTGGTGTATCCAAGGTGATTGGAAACTCCTCTTAACCTATGATGGCGAAGTGAACCGCTACCAATCAACTCATCCTCGAGAAGAAAAGCGACCCCAACTCTTTGACTTAAAAAATGACCCAAGCGAAATAACTAACCTGGCTGCGGAAAACCCAAGAGTTGTCGCACGCATGGCGAAAATGATTGAGGACTGGTACCCAGTCAAGGAACGCAAGGTACTCACAAAGTTCAATTGA
- a CDS encoding FAD-dependent oxidoreductase, whose product MKKTLFLLLSFKLLLSPYLEAKEYDVCVYGATSGGVVAALQADRMGKSVILLEPYQHVGGLTASGLSALDVGNPATIGGIAREYFSKLSARYGKELKFDNYFAHTGGDFVIEPSGAEKLFLEYIAESNITLRYDKKIHSVQMDETKLISITMVDGSYYHASVFIDATYEGDLMAVAGVSYTTKREANSQFDETGNGFSLKKYQPSIYWGVPGENGRRADRKGIWDRDIPISPYVNPTDKTSGLLPTINPYNGEQNGEEAPGVQAYCFRLCMTNVPENRIPISKPTNYDPWNYEIQRRFIQACLLQGDDMDIRWFTKLDPLVNGKWDFNTATFGSNIPGLSWDWPDADWDRRQELYDYQRDYHLGLLYFLANDPVVPGKLKKQVREFGLCKDEFVDNDGWPFQMYVREARRMVSNLVMNENHCTGKLVAEKPVAMASYGLDIHEIQRIAYQDMIVREGKSPASVKVIPYGIGYHAIVPKKEECTNLLVTFALSASHVAFGSVRMEPTFMMLSQSAATAACLAIDKKQKIQDIDYPTLREAILKDGQILSLPIN is encoded by the coding sequence ATGAAAAAGACACTTTTCCTCCTCCTATCATTTAAGCTACTACTCTCTCCATATCTGGAAGCCAAGGAATACGACGTCTGTGTCTATGGCGCAACATCTGGCGGAGTCGTGGCCGCATTGCAGGCTGATCGCATGGGAAAATCGGTTATATTACTCGAACCCTACCAACACGTTGGAGGATTAACCGCCAGTGGCCTAAGTGCATTGGACGTTGGGAACCCTGCGACTATTGGCGGTATTGCCCGCGAGTATTTTTCCAAACTTTCAGCGCGGTACGGCAAAGAGCTGAAATTTGATAACTACTTTGCCCACACAGGTGGTGATTTTGTCATAGAACCCAGCGGAGCAGAGAAACTGTTTCTGGAGTACATAGCGGAGAGCAACATCACCCTTCGTTATGATAAGAAAATCCACTCCGTACAAATGGATGAAACAAAACTTATATCCATCACCATGGTCGATGGTTCCTACTACCATGCAAGTGTCTTTATAGATGCCACCTACGAAGGTGATCTTATGGCCGTAGCAGGCGTAAGCTATACAACAAAACGTGAGGCCAACAGTCAGTTCGACGAAACAGGTAACGGATTTAGCCTAAAGAAGTATCAGCCATCGATTTATTGGGGAGTGCCTGGTGAGAACGGACGAAGGGCCGACCGCAAAGGAATCTGGGACCGCGACATTCCCATTTCCCCCTACGTGAATCCAACCGATAAAACCAGCGGATTACTTCCCACCATCAATCCCTACAACGGTGAACAAAACGGCGAAGAAGCACCGGGAGTACAAGCCTACTGTTTTCGGCTATGTATGACCAATGTTCCGGAAAACCGGATACCGATTTCCAAACCAACCAACTACGATCCCTGGAACTACGAAATCCAGCGACGCTTCATACAGGCCTGTCTCTTGCAAGGCGACGATATGGACATCCGCTGGTTTACCAAGCTGGATCCCCTGGTGAACGGTAAGTGGGATTTCAACACAGCCACATTCGGCTCCAACATTCCAGGACTCAGTTGGGACTGGCCCGATGCGGATTGGGATAGAAGGCAAGAACTATATGATTACCAACGCGACTACCACCTGGGACTGCTTTACTTCCTGGCAAACGATCCGGTCGTGCCCGGGAAGCTAAAAAAACAGGTCCGTGAATTCGGACTCTGCAAGGATGAGTTTGTCGACAATGACGGTTGGCCATTCCAAATGTACGTCCGTGAAGCACGCCGAATGGTTTCGAATCTGGTGATGAATGAGAACCACTGCACCGGAAAACTCGTCGCTGAAAAACCGGTAGCGATGGCCTCCTATGGTTTGGACATTCATGAAATTCAGCGGATTGCCTATCAGGATATGATTGTCAGGGAAGGCAAGAGTCCGGCGAGCGTGAAGGTAATTCCCTACGGCATTGGCTACCACGCCATCGTTCCCAAGAAAGAAGAATGCACCAACCTACTCGTCACCTTCGCACTATCTGCGAGTCACGTGGCCTTTGGTTCCGTCCGGATGGAACCGACCTTTATGATGCTCAGCCAATCAGCGGCTACAGCTGCCTGTCTTGCAATCGACAAGAAGCAAAAAATACAGGACATCGACTATCCTACGCTCAGAGAAGCCATCTTAAAAGACGGTCAAATTCTTTCTTTGCCAATAAATTAG
- a CDS encoding sulfatase, translated as MKPTCWSLIFIVALVVSCAVKTSGETKPNVLMISVDDMRDWTNFLGGYEGEVYTPHMDRLAEKGINFTNAHCPSPVCNPSRTAVMTGLMPSTTGVYNNGQWLRPNQPDITTMPKFFLQNGYRVVGSGKSFHHTAGNNPPDQWHAYRRIPWNDFPWTRSNKLNYPWTEWKPPPPEYPFSKVDHLRGRDERDWGILPRDENVYDDVVVVDYAIEFLQTHKSDQPFFLSVGTFHPHLPWYVPKRFHDLYADKEIKLPEVPADDLDDVPPIPQQWAAAGRDEMQAARDAGEWEEAVRCYLASISFADAQVGRILKALEESPYASNTIIALWSDHGFHLGEKHHWMKSTLWEVATRVPFIISIPEMKSAGQRSNRPVNLVDMFPTLLSLTHLKTDIPFDGNDLSPLLENPDLEWPHPSVIEFGNGNAAVRDERWRYIHYSDGEEELYDHHSDPNEWHNLLAHGSPESKRDASDPMYQTIKETLSKHLPQEWVPDALPKGAYKFDPENWTFTHKETGGVVHGTKQ; from the coding sequence ATGAAACCAACTTGTTGGAGCCTGATCTTCATTGTTGCGCTTGTCGTCTCTTGCGCTGTCAAAACGTCAGGTGAAACAAAGCCCAATGTCCTTATGATCTCAGTAGACGACATGCGGGACTGGACAAATTTTCTCGGTGGATACGAGGGCGAGGTATACACTCCCCATATGGACCGGTTGGCAGAAAAGGGAATCAATTTCACCAACGCCCATTGCCCTTCCCCTGTTTGTAATCCCAGCCGCACCGCGGTTATGACCGGCCTTATGCCGTCCACGACTGGCGTGTATAACAATGGTCAATGGCTGCGACCCAACCAGCCGGATATTACTACCATGCCTAAATTCTTTTTGCAGAACGGCTACCGTGTCGTGGGCAGCGGGAAGAGTTTTCATCACACCGCCGGAAATAATCCACCTGACCAATGGCACGCGTACAGGCGTATCCCCTGGAACGATTTTCCCTGGACGCGCAGCAATAAACTTAACTACCCTTGGACGGAATGGAAGCCACCTCCCCCGGAATATCCATTCAGCAAAGTCGACCACCTGCGCGGTCGCGATGAGCGAGACTGGGGCATCTTGCCTCGAGATGAAAACGTTTACGACGACGTGGTGGTGGTTGATTACGCTATCGAGTTTTTGCAAACTCACAAAAGTGACCAGCCCTTCTTTCTATCCGTCGGAACGTTCCACCCTCACCTTCCTTGGTATGTTCCAAAACGATTTCACGATCTTTATGCGGACAAGGAAATAAAATTGCCGGAAGTCCCCGCCGATGATCTCGACGACGTACCACCCATTCCGCAACAATGGGCAGCAGCCGGGCGCGACGAAATGCAGGCGGCCAGGGATGCAGGAGAATGGGAAGAAGCCGTTCGTTGCTACCTGGCCAGTATTTCCTTCGCTGACGCACAGGTGGGCCGTATCCTCAAAGCTCTGGAAGAGTCACCCTACGCGAGTAACACCATCATAGCACTTTGGTCCGATCATGGCTTTCACCTGGGTGAAAAACATCATTGGATGAAATCGACCCTCTGGGAGGTAGCCACACGAGTCCCATTTATAATCTCAATTCCGGAAATGAAATCAGCCGGCCAACGTAGCAATCGTCCTGTCAACCTGGTCGATATGTTTCCTACCCTGCTAAGTCTCACCCATTTGAAAACAGATATTCCTTTCGACGGAAACGACCTTTCACCACTACTGGAAAATCCGGATTTGGAATGGCCTCACCCGAGCGTGATTGAGTTTGGAAACGGTAACGCAGCGGTTCGCGATGAGCGCTGGCGTTACATCCACTACTCCGACGGTGAAGAAGAACTTTATGACCACCATTCGGACCCCAATGAATGGCATAACTTACTTGCCCACGGCAGCCCAGAGAGCAAAAGAGATGCAAGTGATCCAATGTATCAGACGATCAAGGAAACGCTTTCCAAACACCTCCCCCAGGAATGGGTGCCCGATGCACTTCCCAAAGGAGCTTATAAATTTGATCCGGAGAACTGGACCTTCACCCACAAGGAAACAGGAGGAGTCGTCCACGGAACCAAGCAATGA
- a CDS encoding sulfatase has translation MGKPLNVVFFLIDDLGWMDIGANGSDYYQTPNIDQLTADGMRFTNGYAACNVCSPTRAAVMTGKNPARLLLTQWLPSGRWDAKKNKLQEARYLSNLPLEEFTIAEALREGGYKTAFMGKWHLGPLPYYYPEHQGFDINVAGRDYGNPGSYWYPYEGSWTIPTTKLKVFKESILPGKEGDYLVDRLAEEGEAFIRANAVHPFFLMMSHYAVHTPLQGKPEKVAKYEKIADAKRQGDPKYAAMVESVDESVGRIVRTLRELGLEKDTLVIFTSDNGGFAKATDNSPLRANKGSNYEGGLRVPVIIKWPGVTKPGSVSHVPIISNDFYPTILGATGLPKRPQQHMDGVDLTPVLNDQGRIERAALFWHYPHYNQHPQSFPSGVIRKGDWKLIEKYETGELELYNLAEDISEQNNLALTQPGTVRQLLAELDAWREAVGADPMRPNPLYEGN, from the coding sequence GTGGGAAAACCGCTCAACGTCGTTTTCTTCCTTATCGACGATCTGGGGTGGATGGACATAGGGGCCAATGGCAGCGACTATTACCAGACACCGAACATCGACCAGTTGACCGCGGATGGCATGCGCTTCACCAATGGTTATGCAGCTTGCAATGTGTGTTCTCCGACCCGGGCGGCTGTGATGACCGGAAAGAACCCGGCTCGATTGTTATTAACGCAATGGCTTCCGTCCGGACGTTGGGATGCGAAGAAGAACAAGCTTCAAGAGGCGCGATATCTTTCCAATTTGCCTTTAGAGGAATTTACGATTGCGGAGGCGTTACGAGAGGGTGGTTATAAAACTGCATTTATGGGGAAGTGGCATTTAGGACCGTTGCCCTATTACTATCCTGAACATCAGGGATTTGATATAAATGTCGCTGGTCGCGACTACGGAAATCCGGGCAGCTATTGGTATCCCTATGAAGGCAGTTGGACGATTCCCACCACCAAACTGAAAGTTTTCAAAGAATCTATTCTTCCTGGAAAAGAGGGTGATTACCTGGTTGATCGCCTGGCCGAGGAAGGAGAGGCTTTTATCCGGGCAAATGCCGTCCATCCTTTTTTCCTGATGATGTCCCACTACGCTGTGCATACTCCCCTTCAGGGAAAACCTGAAAAAGTGGCCAAATACGAAAAAATTGCCGATGCCAAACGTCAGGGAGATCCGAAGTATGCGGCCATGGTTGAGAGTGTGGATGAGAGCGTAGGGCGGATCGTGAGGACACTGCGAGAGTTGGGCCTGGAAAAAGACACGCTTGTCATCTTCACCAGTGACAACGGTGGCTTCGCCAAGGCTACCGACAATTCGCCTCTGAGAGCCAACAAAGGGTCAAACTACGAGGGTGGTCTGCGGGTGCCTGTTATTATCAAATGGCCGGGTGTGACGAAACCCGGATCCGTTTCGCATGTGCCCATTATAAGTAATGACTTTTATCCCACCATTCTAGGTGCAACCGGTTTACCCAAGCGTCCTCAACAGCACATGGATGGAGTGGATTTAACACCTGTCTTAAATGACCAGGGCCGGATAGAACGAGCGGCCCTGTTTTGGCACTATCCGCATTACAACCAGCATCCGCAAAGTTTTCCTTCCGGGGTCATTCGCAAAGGTGATTGGAAGCTGATTGAAAAGTATGAGACCGGGGAACTGGAATTGTATAACCTGGCGGAAGACATTAGTGAGCAAAACAATCTGGCGCTTACGCAACCGGGTACGGTCCGCCAACTTCTGGCCGAACTCGATGCCTGGCGCGAAGCGGTAGGTGCGGATCCCATGCGACCCAATCCGCTTTATGAAGGAAACTGA
- a CDS encoding Gfo/Idh/MocA family oxidoreductase yields MKTTRRRFLKTSVAFVVAAPAIVRGSNLNSKLQLASIGSDGKGYSDISEMADHAGAVHVAFCDVDLALTAKALELKPDAEVFQDWREMFEKIGDKIDAVTVSTPDHMHAYIALDAMRRGKHVHCQKPLTHTVWEARQMALQAAKSKVITRMGNQIHSHTTYRTAVRAIQSGKIGKVKRVHSWVNAAGHGRSGLIDRPKNRPTIPTTLDWDLWLGVAPKRPYGGDRIYHPWGWRDWQDFGSGALGDFGCHILDPVFTALNIIGAPTEVKAEHTGMNDEVWPAQSTVHYLFPGTEYTDKEMLRITWYNGGLQPTQAGSHVPETTALPRSGSLIIGEIGTLVLPHYDIPRFYPEENYPEGSIEIADDLNHYHGFIDGCISGRQPSDGFDYGGPLTEAVQLGNIASRFVGETLIWDGPGLKFTNLKEANAFVSRKYRKGWEIKSVG; encoded by the coding sequence ATGAAAACAACACGTCGCCGCTTTCTTAAAACTTCTGTAGCCTTTGTCGTGGCTGCTCCGGCCATTGTCCGTGGCAGTAATCTCAACTCCAAACTTCAGCTCGCATCGATCGGTTCCGATGGCAAGGGCTACTCGGACATTTCCGAGATGGCGGATCATGCGGGTGCCGTACATGTTGCGTTTTGCGATGTCGATCTCGCCCTTACGGCTAAGGCGTTAGAACTGAAACCAGATGCTGAGGTGTTTCAGGATTGGCGCGAAATGTTTGAAAAAATAGGGGATAAGATTGACGCAGTTACCGTTTCTACTCCCGATCACATGCACGCCTATATCGCCCTCGATGCCATGCGTCGTGGTAAGCATGTCCATTGTCAAAAGCCGCTGACTCATACGGTATGGGAAGCACGACAAATGGCTCTGCAGGCTGCGAAGTCGAAGGTGATTACGCGCATGGGAAACCAGATCCATTCTCACACTACCTATCGAACTGCTGTTCGCGCCATTCAGTCTGGAAAGATTGGAAAAGTAAAACGCGTTCATTCCTGGGTCAATGCAGCGGGGCATGGTCGTTCAGGACTCATTGATCGTCCGAAAAATAGGCCGACGATTCCAACAACACTCGATTGGGATCTCTGGCTAGGTGTGGCACCCAAGCGTCCTTATGGCGGCGACCGCATCTACCATCCATGGGGTTGGCGTGACTGGCAGGATTTCGGCAGTGGTGCATTGGGCGACTTTGGTTGCCATATTTTGGATCCTGTTTTTACCGCTTTGAATATTATCGGAGCTCCTACCGAAGTAAAGGCGGAGCACACCGGAATGAACGATGAAGTCTGGCCGGCTCAATCTACCGTTCATTATCTTTTTCCCGGAACAGAATACACGGATAAGGAGATGCTGCGCATAACCTGGTATAACGGTGGGCTTCAACCGACCCAGGCAGGTTCTCATGTACCTGAGACGACTGCGCTTCCAAGAAGCGGCTCTCTAATCATTGGTGAAATTGGTACGTTGGTGCTTCCGCATTATGACATACCACGCTTTTATCCAGAGGAAAATTATCCTGAAGGCAGTATCGAAATTGCCGATGACCTCAATCACTATCACGGCTTTATCGATGGTTGCATTTCTGGACGTCAACCCAGTGACGGTTTTGATTATGGTGGCCCACTGACCGAGGCCGTGCAACTTGGCAACATTGCCAGTCGCTTTGTTGGTGAAACCCTTATTTGGGATGGTCCGGGGCTTAAGTTCACGAATCTCAAAGAGGCCAATGCGTTTGTTTCCCGAAAATACCGAAAGGGTTGGGAAATTAAATCGGTGGGTTAG
- a CDS encoding MATE family efflux transporter, whose amino-acid sequence MHTNTFNQPSSYRFIVSRAWPIILANSATPLLGLTDTAVIGRTGAVASLGAVAIGSLIFSFVYWTFGFLRMGTTGFVAQAHGADNELEVRTAIGRPILIGVVIGLALIVLQVPIFNLALYILEGSEEVEAIAAPYLKLRIWGAPAALASYAIMGGLIGLGRSRTLLAIQVVLNAINISLDVLLAGYFGMGVKGIALGTMIAEWTAALLALFLIIRILRERYPGGGSFWDWRQIFDSRLLAKTFGVHFNIMIRTLCLLFGFGWFTHQGARLGDVPLAANHILLQFISFSAFFLDGIAYATEALVGAAAGARRIDVFNILVRRTGILAGITALFLAVGFLSLGGVIVNLLTDLEQVRHAAIATLPFAAAYILVSFVTFQLDGIFIGVTRTRDMRNAAIGSLAIYLAIGIPLTTHYGITGLWIAFISYILARAATLGVLYPRLKRSIA is encoded by the coding sequence GTGCACACAAATACTTTTAATCAGCCTAGCTCCTATCGCTTTATTGTAAGTCGGGCGTGGCCGATCATTTTGGCCAATTCGGCGACCCCGCTACTGGGATTAACGGATACCGCCGTTATAGGAAGAACAGGAGCTGTAGCTTCATTGGGCGCAGTTGCAATTGGATCATTGATCTTCAGTTTTGTTTATTGGACATTTGGATTCTTGCGTATGGGAACCACCGGTTTTGTTGCTCAAGCCCATGGGGCAGATAACGAGCTCGAGGTGAGAACGGCAATAGGACGCCCCATCCTGATAGGTGTCGTCATTGGACTGGCACTGATTGTCCTCCAGGTTCCGATTTTCAACTTGGCGTTGTATATACTCGAAGGAAGCGAGGAGGTGGAGGCCATTGCCGCTCCCTACCTTAAGCTGCGTATCTGGGGAGCTCCCGCTGCACTTGCATCCTATGCTATTATGGGGGGGCTCATAGGTCTTGGTCGATCGAGAACCTTGCTGGCTATTCAAGTGGTCTTGAACGCAATAAATATAAGCCTGGATGTGCTTCTTGCCGGATACTTTGGAATGGGTGTAAAAGGGATCGCACTTGGCACGATGATCGCTGAATGGACAGCGGCTTTATTGGCGCTTTTTCTGATTATCCGTATCTTGCGTGAACGTTACCCGGGAGGCGGAAGTTTTTGGGACTGGCGTCAAATCTTCGACTCACGGCTTCTAGCCAAGACGTTTGGAGTTCATTTCAACATAATGATCCGGACCCTGTGTCTTTTGTTTGGATTTGGATGGTTTACTCATCAAGGCGCTCGACTGGGCGATGTGCCATTGGCCGCCAATCACATACTGCTGCAGTTCATTTCCTTCAGCGCGTTTTTCCTCGATGGAATCGCGTATGCGACAGAAGCACTCGTTGGAGCTGCAGCTGGCGCTCGACGCATTGACGTATTTAACATATTGGTACGACGAACCGGTATATTGGCAGGAATTACCGCGCTCTTTTTAGCTGTCGGTTTTCTTTCACTGGGTGGAGTAATAGTGAACCTATTGACCGACCTGGAACAAGTCAGGCACGCCGCCATTGCAACTCTCCCTTTTGCAGCCGCTTATATTTTAGTATCCTTCGTAACATTCCAACTCGATGGGATATTCATCGGCGTGACTCGAACCCGTGACATGCGCAACGCGGCGATTGGCTCCCTCGCCATCTATTTAGCAATCGGCATTCCTCTCACAACACACTACGGTATCACCGGTCTCTGGATTGCGTTCATAAGCTACATCCTGGCTCGAGCCGCCACACTGGGAGTCCTTTATCCAAGACTTAAAAGATCGATTGCTTAA